The Euphorbia lathyris chromosome 8, ddEupLath1.1, whole genome shotgun sequence genome has a window encoding:
- the LOC136202861 gene encoding uncharacterized protein yields the protein MDRQAHDYAAAAASAMAFAQQQRQTSTMQPQQQQFGFHSQHQHQQFPPPTYMPPHPSMQQFPYPHHLQQQQQQQPQLHPHPPPHPHLVHQQHPPPPFTSHLPPHLYPSPFHAPYDSPPPPAPPPSDPELQKRIDKLVEYATKNGPEFEVMIREKQQDNPAYSFLFGGDGHNYYRYKLWVSTHPQGGPFSPPFPPSSMPMMHPPPNQMMNPAVGPSASLVGAPPMHQPSFPPFYDPQQHHHQHSQPFGAHGRLDFDQSSKSFKGLSGPLPPDVGIELNNVLNSLNGTKESIKGAKTWFMQRSPFAPALAEALRDRVFSIDDSERQLHIIYLANDILFDSLQRRVNTHDLDNEALAFKPVLGPMLARVYHHPQSRDENQSRLQKILQFWATNEVYDQDTIYALENEMITGALPSSFQGVPKELSAASADSMAAAGFTQQLPSHIATQWHPDRPSGPDQEHHDKQMPLSMLPSLGNQPFIPPAFPGSMPINSSIQPANQQPVPLPLQAPPANVGEKLPPYPLFPPGLIPGMVKKMQIGSGVPYSPLSPLDIPTVIPPSNVSPSEIQERVSKFFKEIGELNPFDGPIKSHSKDEDDDEYEYERDPLVRKGGACIPPPPNLQQVDMETGAYADGSVERKPGSTSSGRLGLGATSDPNEVSQYDDVYTSYRKQRSTNYHTSMSVRAATR from the exons ATGGACCGACAAGCTCATGATTATGCTGCTGCAGCAGCTTCTGCTATGGCATTCGCACAGCAGCAGCGGCAGACTTCCACTATGCAACCACAGCAGCAACAGTTTGGATTTCAttctcaacatcaacatcaGCAGTTTCCTCCACCAACATATATGCCTCCCCATCCTTCCATGCAACAATTCCCCTACCCTCACCACTTGcaacagcagcagcagcagcaaccTCAGCTCCATCCTCACCCACCTCCCCATCCTCACCTTGTTCACCAACAGCATCCTCCCCCTCCTTTTACGTCCCATTTACCTCCTCACCTGTATCCTTCTCCCTTCCATGCCCCTTATGATTCTCCTCCGCCTCCAGCTCCGCCCCCATCTGATCCTGAGCTCCAAAAGCGCATTGACAAGCTTGTGGAGTATGCCACCAAGAATGGCCCTGAATTTGAAGTCATGATCCGTGAAAAGCAGCAGGATAATCCTGCTTACAGTTTCCTCTTTGGAGGTGACGGCCATAACTACTACCGTTACAAACTTTGGGTATCTACACATCCCCAAGGTGGTCCCTTCAGCCCTCCTTTTCCACCTTCATCTATGCCAATGATGCATCCACCTCCAAACCAGATGATGAATCCTGCTGTTGGTCCTTCAGCCTCATTGGTGGGTGCTCCTCCAATGCACCAACCCTCTTTTCCTCCTTTTTATGATCCGCAACAGCATCACCACCAGCATTCTCAGCCTTTTGGAGCACATGGTCGACTAGATTTTGATCAGTCGTCTAAGTCTTTTAAAGGTCTTTCTGGTCCACTTCCTCCTGATGTTGGAATTGAGCTAAATAATGTTCTTAACAGTCTTAATGGCACTAAGGAATCTATCAAAGGTGCGAAGACTTGGTTCATGCAGAGGTCTCCATTTGCACCAGCACTGGCCGAGGCTCTAAGGGACAGAGTATTTTCTATAGATGATTCTGAGAGACAGCTGCATATAATATATCTTGCTAATGATATTCTTTTTGACAG CTTGCAGCGAAGGGTCAACACCCATGACCTTGATAATGAGGCCCTTGCTTTTAAACCGGTTCTAGGTcccatgcttgcaagagtctaTCACCACCCGCAAAGTAGGGACGAGAATCAGTCACGATTACAGAAAATTCTGCAGTTCTGGGCTACCAACGAGGTTTACGATCAAGATACTATTTATGCACTTGAAAATGAGATGATTACTGGAGCACTTCCAAGTTCTTTTCAAGGGGTTCCTAAGGAATTATCTGCTGCATCAGCAGATTCCATGGCTGCTGCAG GGTTTACACAGCAACTGCCAAGCCATATTGCTACACAATGGCATCCCGATAGGCCAAGCGGACCAGATCAGGAGCATCATGATAAACAAATGCCTCTAAGTATGCTGCCATCTCTCGGAAATCAGCCATTTATACCACCTGCTTTTCCCGGATCCATGCCGATAAATTCTTCCATTCAACCTGCCAATCAACAGCCTGTACCACTTCCACTACAAGCACCTCCTGCTAATGTTGGCGAAAAGTTGCCACCGTATCCTTTGTTCCCACCTGGTCTTATTCCCGGAATGGTTAAAAAGATGCAGATCGGAAGCGGGGTACCTTACTCGCCTTTAAGTCCTCTGGATATTCCAACAGTTATACCGCCATCAAATGTTTCACCATCAGAAATTCAAGAGAGAGTTTCCAAGTTCTTTAAAGAGATTGGAGAGCTTAACCCATTTGATGGACCAATAAAATCTCATTCGAAAGATGAGGATGACGATGAGTACGAGTATGAAAGAGACCCTCTCGTTCGTAAGGGAGGAGCTTGCATTCCTCCACCCCCTAACCTACAACAGGTTGACATGGAGACCGGAGCTTACGCTGATGGAAGTGTTGAGCGAAAACCAGGATCAACAAGTTCTGGACGGTTGGGACTTGGCGCGACATCTGACCCTAATGAGGTAAGTCAATATGATGATGTTTACACATCTTATAGGAAACAGCGAAGCACGAATTACCATACTTCCATGAGTGTTCGAGCTGCTACGAGGTAA